Proteins from a single region of Paramormyrops kingsleyae isolate MSU_618 chromosome 9, PKINGS_0.4, whole genome shotgun sequence:
- the etv1 gene encoding ETS translocation variant 1 isoform X6: MLQDLSASVFFPSCLQHRSLAQVPDNDEQFVPDFQTENLAFHGLQLKIKRESQSPCLELSHACSQDRPFKLSYGEKCLFNIRFRRQLSEPCHSFPTPPSASQDGRPLYHRQMSEPNIPFPPQGFKQEYPDPLFEHPAMMGAPVGQSYPHSMMIKQEPRDFTYDTEVPSCHSVYMRQEGYLAHTNRTDGCMFDKVARHFYDDTCVVPEKHEGDIKQESGLYREGPTYQRRGSLQLWQFLVALLDDPSNSHFIAWTGRGMEFKLIEPEEVARRWGIQKNRPAMNYDKLSRSLRYYYEKGIMQKVAGERYVYKFVCDPEALFSMAFPDNQRPVLKTDIERQINEEDTVPLSHFDESMAYVQEGGYCNPHPYSEGYVY; encoded by the exons TGGCTTTCCACGGACTGCAGCTGAAGATCAAGCGGGAGTCGCAGAGTCCCTGCCTGGAGCTGAGCCACGCCTGCAGTCAGGACCGACCCTTTAAGCTGAGCTATGGGGAGAAGTGCCTGTTCAACATCAG GTTTCGACGGCAGCTGTCCGAGCCGTGCCACTCGTTCCCCACGCCGCCCTCTGCGTCCCAGGACGGACGCCCGCTGTACCACAGGCAGATGTCGGAACCGAACATCCCGTTCCCCCCGCAGGGGTTCAAACAAGAATATCCAGACCCCCTGTTTGAGCATCCCGCCATGATGGGGGCACCTGTGGGCCAGAGCTACCCCCACTCCATGATGATCAAACAGGAACCTCGGGACTTCACCTACGACACAG AAGTGCCTAGCTGTCATTCTGTATACATGAGACAAGAAGGTTACCTGGCTCACACCAACAGGACCGATG GTTGCATGTTCGACAAAGTTGCCAGGCATTTCTACGATGACACCTGCGTCGTTCCGGAAAAGCACGAAG GTGACATTAAACAGGAGTCTGGCCTGTACCGCGAAGGGCCCACGTACCAGCGCAGAGGGTCACTCCAGCTCTGGCAGTTCCTCGTCGCCCTCCTGGACGACCCGTCCAACTCGCACTTCATCGCCTGGACCGGGCGAGGCATGGAGTTCAAGCTCATCGAGCCAGAAGAG gTTGCTCGCCGATGGGGAATTCAGAAAAATCGACCAGCTATGAACTACGATAAACTGAGCCGGTCGTTGCGTTATTATTACGAGAAGGGGATCATGCAAAAG GTGGCGGGGGAGAGATATGTCTACAAGTTCGTCTGTGACCCGGAGGCCCTGTTCTCTATGGCATTCCCCGACAATCAGCGTCCCGTGCTGAAGACTGACATTGAGCGGCAAATCAACGAGGAGGACACAGTCCCTCTGTCGCACTTTGACGAGAGCATGGCTTACGTGCAAGAAGGGGGCTATTGCAACCCCCACCCATACAGTGAAGGCTACGTCTATTAA
- the etv1 gene encoding ETS translocation variant 1 isoform X4 → MLQDLSASVFFPSCLQHRSLAQVPDNDEQFVPDFQTENLAFHGLQLKIKRESQSPCLELSHACSQDRPFKLSYGEKCLFNISAYEPKPSAGMKPSSPATPCSTPVSPLQHASPNTAPTPKPDRTYPHLPPSQPLPDTTFTMDHRFRRQLSEPCHSFPTPPSASQDGRPLYHRQMSEPNIPFPPQGFKQEYPDPLFEHPAMMGAPVGQSYPHSMMIKQEPRDFTYDTEVPSCHSVYMRQEGYLAHTNRTDGCMFDKVARHFYDDTCVVPEKHEGDIKQESGLYREGPTYQRRGSLQLWQFLVALLDDPSNSHFIAWTGRGMEFKLIEPEEVARRWGIQKNRPAMNYDKLSRSLRYYYEKGIMQKVAGERYVYKFVCDPEALFSMAFPDNQRPVLKTDIERQINEEDTVPLSHFDESMAYVQEGGYCNPHPYSEGYVY, encoded by the exons TGGCTTTCCACGGACTGCAGCTGAAGATCAAGCGGGAGTCGCAGAGTCCCTGCCTGGAGCTGAGCCACGCCTGCAGTCAGGACCGACCCTTTAAGCTGAGCTATGGGGAGAAGTGCCTGTTCAACATCAG tgcctaTGAGCCGAAGCCTAGTGCAGGAATGAAGCCCTCCAGCCCAGCGACCCCCTGCAGCACCCCCGTGTCCCCACTCCAGCATGCCTCCCCAAACACCGCACCCACCCCCAAACCTGATCGGACGTATCCCCACCTGCCTCCCTCACAGCCCCTCCCAGATACAACCTTCACCATGGACCACAG GTTTCGACGGCAGCTGTCCGAGCCGTGCCACTCGTTCCCCACGCCGCCCTCTGCGTCCCAGGACGGACGCCCGCTGTACCACAGGCAGATGTCGGAACCGAACATCCCGTTCCCCCCGCAGGGGTTCAAACAAGAATATCCAGACCCCCTGTTTGAGCATCCCGCCATGATGGGGGCACCTGTGGGCCAGAGCTACCCCCACTCCATGATGATCAAACAGGAACCTCGGGACTTCACCTACGACACAG AAGTGCCTAGCTGTCATTCTGTATACATGAGACAAGAAGGTTACCTGGCTCACACCAACAGGACCGATG GTTGCATGTTCGACAAAGTTGCCAGGCATTTCTACGATGACACCTGCGTCGTTCCGGAAAAGCACGAAG GTGACATTAAACAGGAGTCTGGCCTGTACCGCGAAGGGCCCACGTACCAGCGCAGAGGGTCACTCCAGCTCTGGCAGTTCCTCGTCGCCCTCCTGGACGACCCGTCCAACTCGCACTTCATCGCCTGGACCGGGCGAGGCATGGAGTTCAAGCTCATCGAGCCAGAAGAG gTTGCTCGCCGATGGGGAATTCAGAAAAATCGACCAGCTATGAACTACGATAAACTGAGCCGGTCGTTGCGTTATTATTACGAGAAGGGGATCATGCAAAAG GTGGCGGGGGAGAGATATGTCTACAAGTTCGTCTGTGACCCGGAGGCCCTGTTCTCTATGGCATTCCCCGACAATCAGCGTCCCGTGCTGAAGACTGACATTGAGCGGCAAATCAACGAGGAGGACACAGTCCCTCTGTCGCACTTTGACGAGAGCATGGCTTACGTGCAAGAAGGGGGCTATTGCAACCCCCACCCATACAGTGAAGGCTACGTCTATTAA
- the etv1 gene encoding ETS translocation variant 1 isoform X3, protein MLQDLSASVFFPSCLQHRSLAQVPDNDEQFVPDFQTENLVAFHGLQLKIKRESQSPCLELSHACSQDRPFKLSYGEKCLFNISAYEPKPSAGMKPSSPATPCSTPVSPLQHASPNTAPTPKPDRTYPHLPPSQPLPDTTFTMDHRFRRQLSEPCHSFPTPPSASQDGRPLYHRQMSEPNIPFPPQGFKQEYPDPLFEHPAMMGAPVGQSYPHSMMIKQEPRDFTYDTEVPSCHSVYMRQEGYLAHTNRTDGCMFDKVARHFYDDTCVVPEKHEGDIKQESGLYREGPTYQRRGSLQLWQFLVALLDDPSNSHFIAWTGRGMEFKLIEPEEVARRWGIQKNRPAMNYDKLSRSLRYYYEKGIMQKVAGERYVYKFVCDPEALFSMAFPDNQRPVLKTDIERQINEEDTVPLSHFDESMAYVQEGGYCNPHPYSEGYVY, encoded by the exons tagTGGCTTTCCACGGACTGCAGCTGAAGATCAAGCGGGAGTCGCAGAGTCCCTGCCTGGAGCTGAGCCACGCCTGCAGTCAGGACCGACCCTTTAAGCTGAGCTATGGGGAGAAGTGCCTGTTCAACATCAG tgcctaTGAGCCGAAGCCTAGTGCAGGAATGAAGCCCTCCAGCCCAGCGACCCCCTGCAGCACCCCCGTGTCCCCACTCCAGCATGCCTCCCCAAACACCGCACCCACCCCCAAACCTGATCGGACGTATCCCCACCTGCCTCCCTCACAGCCCCTCCCAGATACAACCTTCACCATGGACCACAG GTTTCGACGGCAGCTGTCCGAGCCGTGCCACTCGTTCCCCACGCCGCCCTCTGCGTCCCAGGACGGACGCCCGCTGTACCACAGGCAGATGTCGGAACCGAACATCCCGTTCCCCCCGCAGGGGTTCAAACAAGAATATCCAGACCCCCTGTTTGAGCATCCCGCCATGATGGGGGCACCTGTGGGCCAGAGCTACCCCCACTCCATGATGATCAAACAGGAACCTCGGGACTTCACCTACGACACAG AAGTGCCTAGCTGTCATTCTGTATACATGAGACAAGAAGGTTACCTGGCTCACACCAACAGGACCGATG GTTGCATGTTCGACAAAGTTGCCAGGCATTTCTACGATGACACCTGCGTCGTTCCGGAAAAGCACGAAG GTGACATTAAACAGGAGTCTGGCCTGTACCGCGAAGGGCCCACGTACCAGCGCAGAGGGTCACTCCAGCTCTGGCAGTTCCTCGTCGCCCTCCTGGACGACCCGTCCAACTCGCACTTCATCGCCTGGACCGGGCGAGGCATGGAGTTCAAGCTCATCGAGCCAGAAGAG gTTGCTCGCCGATGGGGAATTCAGAAAAATCGACCAGCTATGAACTACGATAAACTGAGCCGGTCGTTGCGTTATTATTACGAGAAGGGGATCATGCAAAAG GTGGCGGGGGAGAGATATGTCTACAAGTTCGTCTGTGACCCGGAGGCCCTGTTCTCTATGGCATTCCCCGACAATCAGCGTCCCGTGCTGAAGACTGACATTGAGCGGCAAATCAACGAGGAGGACACAGTCCCTCTGTCGCACTTTGACGAGAGCATGGCTTACGTGCAAGAAGGGGGCTATTGCAACCCCCACCCATACAGTGAAGGCTACGTCTATTAA